The following coding sequences are from one Geodermatophilus normandii window:
- a CDS encoding sugar ABC transporter ATP-binding protein, with translation MRPTEPPLLEMHGIVKTFPGVRALGGVDLDVRPGEVHCLLGQNGAGKSTLIKVLAGAHQPDEGTITWRGEQVRLSDPQAALSLGIATIYQELDLVSGLTVADNVFLGRERSRFGLTFPGEINRRASALLTRLGHPEIRPGAELGSLSAASQQMVSIARALSQDARLIIMDEPSAVLDNEEVQRLFTVIRDLTAEGVAVVYISHRLEEIREIGDRITVLKDGRTVATGLPARETPTRDVITLMTGRTIEYVFPERRQPLSGGPEPLLEVEDLGLHGTFAGVSFAVRPGEIVGLAGLVGSGRSEILETVYGARRATSGRVRVAGRRLRPGDVGAAVAAGVGLAPEERKSQALLLGESVARNITISSLARFAKGGLLSGAAERAAAREQVRSLDVRPADETREVRTLSGGNQQKVVLARWLLRDCKVLLLDEPTRGVDVGARSEIYALVRDLADRGVAVVVVSSEIPEVLGLADRVLVIAEGRVLAQEPADALDEHRVLDLVMQGTTTHGVGPVLHDTTRLDKAQHEGTVA, from the coding sequence ATGCGACCCACAGAGCCGCCTCTGCTGGAGATGCACGGGATCGTCAAGACCTTCCCGGGTGTCCGGGCACTCGGCGGTGTCGACCTCGACGTCCGCCCCGGGGAGGTGCACTGTCTCCTCGGCCAGAACGGCGCCGGCAAGTCGACCCTGATCAAGGTCCTGGCCGGTGCCCACCAGCCCGACGAGGGCACCATCACCTGGCGCGGGGAGCAGGTCCGGCTCTCCGACCCGCAGGCCGCGCTGTCGCTGGGGATCGCGACGATCTACCAGGAGCTCGACCTCGTCTCCGGCCTGACCGTGGCCGACAACGTCTTCCTGGGCCGCGAGCGCTCCCGCTTCGGGCTCACCTTCCCCGGCGAGATCAACCGGCGGGCATCCGCGCTGCTGACCCGGCTCGGTCACCCCGAGATCCGGCCGGGTGCGGAGCTGGGCTCCCTGTCGGCGGCCTCGCAGCAGATGGTCAGCATCGCGCGGGCGCTGTCGCAGGACGCGCGGCTGATCATCATGGACGAGCCCTCCGCCGTCCTCGACAACGAGGAGGTGCAGCGCCTCTTCACCGTCATCCGCGACCTCACCGCCGAGGGCGTCGCGGTCGTCTACATCTCCCACCGGCTCGAGGAGATCCGCGAGATCGGCGACCGCATCACCGTCCTCAAGGACGGCCGGACGGTCGCCACGGGGCTCCCGGCCCGGGAGACGCCGACCCGCGACGTCATCACGCTGATGACCGGCCGCACCATCGAGTACGTCTTCCCCGAGCGTCGCCAGCCGCTGTCCGGCGGCCCCGAGCCGCTGCTCGAGGTCGAGGACCTCGGCCTGCACGGCACCTTCGCCGGGGTGTCCTTCGCCGTCCGTCCGGGCGAGATCGTCGGGCTGGCCGGCCTCGTCGGCTCGGGCCGCTCGGAGATCCTCGAGACCGTCTACGGCGCGCGCCGGGCGACCTCGGGCCGGGTCCGCGTCGCCGGCCGGCGGTTGCGCCCGGGTGACGTCGGCGCCGCGGTCGCCGCCGGGGTGGGGCTCGCGCCCGAGGAGCGCAAGAGCCAGGCGCTGCTGCTCGGTGAGTCCGTGGCCCGCAACATCACGATCTCCAGCCTGGCCCGGTTCGCCAAGGGCGGGCTGCTGTCCGGTGCCGCCGAGCGGGCCGCCGCGCGCGAGCAGGTCCGCTCCCTCGACGTGCGGCCCGCCGACGAGACCCGCGAGGTGCGCACCCTCTCCGGCGGCAACCAGCAGAAGGTCGTCCTGGCCCGCTGGCTGCTGCGCGACTGCAAGGTCCTGCTGCTCGACGAGCCCACCCGCGGCGTCGACGTCGGCGCCCGCTCGGAGATCTACGCCCTCGTGCGGGACCTCGCCGACCGCGGCGTCGCCGTCGTCGTCGTCTCCAGCGAGATCCCCGAGGTGCTGGGACTGGCCGACCGCGTCCTCGTGATCGCGGAGGGGCGGGTGCTGGCCCAGGAACCGGCCGACGCGCTCGACGAGCACCGGGTGCTCGACCTGGTGATGCAGGGGACGACCACGCACGGCGTCGGCCCGGTACTGCACGACACGACGCGCCTGGACAAGGCGCAGCACGAAGGGACCGTGGCATGA
- a CDS encoding ABC transporter permease, producing the protein MSSSTSGGSTTLTAGTGKSDAGRQGGSGGSFMAGPVGRNLGLVIALVILCAVGIYTAGDRFADVDNILTILRLASVIGVVSVGMTFVIIGGGIDLSVGALAALASVWATTLATQQLAEDIHWIVMVFTALVVGAVAGLVNGVVIAYGKLAAFIATLAMLAAARGLAEIIANRRTQIVQDSDFLNFFSGDVLGIPTLVLIFALVAVAGWVLLNRTTFGRRTFAVGGNAEAARLAGIRVQRHTVKLYVLSGITCGIAAVMIMARTTTGSSTHGTLWELDAIAAVVIGGTLLIGGRGTIVGTVLGVLIFTTLGNVFTLNNLSSSAQAVARGVIIILAVMLQQRLATGGFSFRRPSAGGSSGGPAVTGSPSGSVSGGTTTEGGPGGTRPAPTGKTL; encoded by the coding sequence ATGAGCAGCAGCACCAGCGGCGGCAGCACCACGCTGACCGCCGGGACGGGGAAGTCCGACGCCGGCCGTCAGGGGGGCTCCGGCGGCAGCTTCATGGCCGGGCCGGTGGGCCGCAACCTCGGCCTGGTCATCGCGCTCGTGATCCTGTGCGCCGTCGGCATCTACACCGCCGGCGACCGGTTCGCCGACGTCGACAACATCCTGACCATCCTGCGGCTGGCCTCGGTCATCGGCGTGGTCAGCGTCGGCATGACCTTCGTGATCATCGGCGGCGGCATCGACCTGTCGGTGGGGGCGCTGGCCGCGCTGGCGTCGGTGTGGGCCACCACCCTGGCCACCCAGCAGCTGGCCGAGGACATCCACTGGATCGTCATGGTGTTCACCGCGCTGGTGGTCGGCGCGGTGGCCGGCCTGGTCAACGGCGTGGTCATCGCCTACGGCAAGCTCGCCGCCTTCATCGCGACGCTGGCGATGCTCGCCGCCGCCCGCGGCCTGGCCGAGATCATCGCCAACCGCCGCACCCAGATCGTCCAGGACAGCGACTTCCTCAACTTCTTCTCCGGGGACGTCCTCGGCATCCCGACGCTGGTCCTGATCTTCGCGCTGGTCGCCGTCGCCGGGTGGGTGCTGCTCAACCGCACCACCTTCGGCCGGCGCACCTTCGCCGTCGGTGGCAACGCCGAGGCCGCGCGGCTGGCCGGCATCCGGGTGCAGCGGCACACGGTCAAGCTCTACGTGCTCTCGGGCATCACCTGCGGCATCGCGGCCGTGATGATCATGGCCCGGACGACGACCGGCAGCTCCACCCACGGGACCCTCTGGGAGCTCGACGCCATCGCCGCGGTGGTCATCGGCGGGACCCTGCTCATCGGCGGGCGCGGGACGATCGTCGGCACCGTCCTCGGCGTCCTGATCTTCACCACGCTGGGCAACGTCTTCACGCTCAACAACCTGTCGAGCTCGGCCCAGGCCGTCGCCCGCGGCGTGATCATCATCCTCGCCGTCATGCTGCAGCAGCGCCTGGCCACCGGCGGCTTCAGCTTCCGCCGGCCCTCCGCCGGAGGATCGTCCGGCGGCCCGGCCGTGACCGGCTCGCCCTCCGGCTCGGTGTCCGGCGGGACCACCACCGAGGGCGGCCCGGGCGGCACCCGCCCGGCCCCGACCGGCAAGACGCTCTAG
- a CDS encoding substrate-binding domain-containing protein — protein sequence MSATRQRPFRRLPYATVALLSAGVLVAGCTSNTPEESGGGGGGNQAASANDEPGETVTIGFSAPAADHGWMAGITEAARAEAESYEDVELVVAEGTNDVSTQISQVETFINDGVDAIVLLPFDGAAMTPVALQAMEAGIPVINVDRQFDSPFAARATVLGDNYGMGVSAGTYVCEQLGDNPDAVVAEIAGIDSLPLTQERSQGFADALADCGLNVDNRVAADFTVEGGEEAAANLLQAAPQIDAIWNHDDDQGVGVLAAIQNAGRDEFFMVGGAGSANAMRAIQEGNSVLQATVVYPSTQGADGIALARLVAQDKSLSDVASPEVPRQIVLNAPVVTADNVDQYIDSAFES from the coding sequence ATGTCTGCAACGAGGCAGCGCCCGTTCCGCCGTCTGCCGTACGCCACGGTCGCCCTGCTCAGCGCAGGCGTGCTCGTGGCCGGCTGCACCAGCAACACCCCGGAGGAGTCCGGCGGCGGAGGCGGTGGCAACCAGGCCGCCAGCGCCAACGACGAGCCCGGCGAGACCGTCACCATCGGCTTCTCCGCGCCCGCGGCCGACCACGGCTGGATGGCCGGCATCACCGAGGCGGCCCGCGCGGAGGCCGAGAGCTACGAGGACGTCGAGCTCGTCGTCGCCGAGGGCACCAACGACGTCAGCACCCAGATCAGCCAGGTCGAGACGTTCATCAACGACGGCGTCGACGCCATCGTGCTGCTGCCCTTCGACGGTGCCGCGATGACCCCGGTCGCGCTGCAGGCGATGGAGGCCGGCATCCCGGTCATCAACGTCGACCGCCAGTTCGACAGCCCGTTCGCCGCCCGCGCCACCGTCCTCGGCGACAACTACGGCATGGGCGTCTCGGCCGGCACCTACGTCTGCGAGCAGCTCGGGGACAACCCGGACGCCGTCGTCGCCGAGATCGCCGGCATCGACTCGCTGCCGCTGACCCAGGAGCGCAGCCAGGGCTTCGCCGACGCGCTGGCCGACTGCGGGCTGAACGTCGACAACCGCGTGGCCGCCGACTTCACCGTCGAGGGCGGCGAGGAGGCGGCGGCGAACCTGCTGCAGGCGGCGCCGCAGATCGACGCGATCTGGAACCACGACGACGACCAGGGCGTCGGCGTCCTCGCCGCGATCCAGAACGCCGGCCGCGACGAGTTCTTCATGGTCGGCGGTGCCGGCTCGGCCAACGCCATGCGGGCGATCCAGGAGGGCAACTCGGTCCTGCAGGCGACGGTCGTCTACCCGTCGACCCAGGGCGCGGACGGCATCGCGCTGGCCCGCCTGGTCGCGCAGGACAAGAGCCTGTCCGACGTCGCCTCGCCGGAGGTCCCGCGGCAGATCGTGCTGAACGCGCCGGTCGTCACCGCGGACAACGTCGACCAGTACATCGACAGCGCCTTCGAGTCCTGA
- a CDS encoding Gfo/Idh/MocA family protein, which translates to MTSPDRPTLGVGLIGHAFMGAAHSHAWRTAPHFFDLPLRPELRVLAGRDAARVAEAAGKLGWAGTETDWRRLVERDDVDLVDVCTPGDTHAEIAIAALEAGKHVLCEKPLANSVAEAEAMTEAATRAAGRGIRSMVGFTYRRVPAIGLARTLVAEGRLGRIRHVRAAYLQDWIADPSAPMSWRLEKDKAGSGALGDIGAHVVDLTQYITGETVTGVSALLETFVKERPLPAAAGSLSGVAGEGMGQVTVDDTAVFLGRFSGGAVATFEATRFALGRKNGIRIEINGSEGSLAFDFEDMNVLEFFDGSDPAERAGFRRIIVTEPEHPYVAAWWPAGHGLGYEHGFTHQVVDLVTAIAKDEDPTPSFADGLQVQRVLDAVERSAAADSTWTPVSA; encoded by the coding sequence ATGACCTCTCCCGACCGGCCGACCCTCGGGGTGGGCCTGATCGGCCACGCCTTCATGGGCGCGGCGCACTCGCACGCCTGGCGCACCGCCCCGCACTTCTTCGACCTCCCGCTGCGCCCCGAGCTCCGGGTGCTGGCCGGCCGCGACGCCGCCCGCGTGGCCGAGGCCGCCGGCAAGCTCGGCTGGGCCGGGACCGAGACCGACTGGCGCCGCCTCGTCGAGCGCGACGACGTGGACCTCGTCGACGTCTGCACGCCCGGTGACACCCACGCCGAGATCGCCATCGCGGCGCTCGAGGCCGGCAAGCACGTGCTGTGCGAGAAGCCGCTGGCCAACTCCGTCGCCGAGGCCGAGGCGATGACCGAGGCCGCCACCCGGGCCGCGGGCCGCGGGATCCGGTCGATGGTGGGCTTCACCTACCGCCGCGTCCCGGCGATCGGCCTGGCCCGCACGCTCGTCGCCGAGGGCCGCCTCGGCCGGATCCGGCACGTGCGCGCGGCCTACCTGCAGGACTGGATCGCCGACCCGTCGGCGCCGATGTCGTGGCGGCTGGAGAAGGACAAGGCCGGCTCGGGCGCGCTGGGCGACATCGGTGCGCACGTCGTCGACCTGACGCAGTACATCACCGGCGAGACGGTCACGGGGGTGAGCGCGCTGCTGGAGACCTTCGTCAAGGAGCGCCCGCTGCCGGCCGCCGCCGGGTCGCTGTCCGGCGTCGCCGGCGAGGGCATGGGGCAGGTGACCGTCGACGACACGGCGGTGTTCCTGGGCCGCTTCTCCGGCGGGGCGGTGGCCACCTTCGAGGCCACCCGATTCGCGCTGGGCCGCAAGAACGGCATCCGGATCGAGATCAACGGGTCGGAGGGCAGCCTGGCGTTCGACTTCGAGGACATGAACGTCCTGGAGTTCTTCGACGGCTCCGACCCCGCCGAGCGCGCCGGCTTCCGCCGCATCATCGTCACCGAGCCCGAGCACCCCTACGTCGCCGCGTGGTGGCCGGCCGGCCACGGCCTCGGCTACGAGCACGGGTTCACCCACCAGGTCGTCGACCTGGTCACCGCGATCGCCAAGGACGAGGACCCGACGCCGTCGTTCGCCGACGGACTGCAGGTCCAGCGCGTCCTGGACGCCGTCGAGCGCAGCGCCGCCGCCGACTCCACGTGGACGCCCGTCTCCGCCTGA
- a CDS encoding sugar phosphate isomerase/epimerase family protein, protein MPRPVTLFTGQWADLPFEEVCRLASEWGYDGLEIACWGDHLDVVRAAEDDSYVADRKALLEKYGLSVFAISNHLNGQAVCDDPIDERHRGMVHPRVWGDGDPEGVRQRAAEEMKATARAAAKLGVKTVVGFTGSKIWKTVAMFPPVPESMVEDGYRDFADRWNPILDVFDEVGVRFAHEVHPSEIAYDYWTTVRTMEAIGHREAFGLNWDPSHFVWQDLDPVSFIWDFKDRIYHVDCKDAKKQVGNGRNGRMGSHLPWADPRRGWDFVSTGHGDVPWEACFRMLNTIGYDGPISVEWEDAGMDRLVGAPEALAFVRRLAFDPPAAAFDAAFASGN, encoded by the coding sequence ATGCCCCGCCCCGTCACCCTGTTCACCGGCCAGTGGGCCGACCTGCCCTTCGAGGAGGTGTGCCGGCTGGCCTCCGAGTGGGGGTACGACGGCCTGGAGATCGCCTGCTGGGGTGACCACCTCGACGTCGTGCGCGCCGCGGAGGACGACTCCTACGTCGCCGACCGCAAGGCGCTGCTGGAGAAGTACGGCCTGTCCGTCTTCGCCATCTCCAACCACCTCAACGGCCAGGCCGTCTGCGACGACCCGATCGACGAGCGCCACCGCGGCATGGTCCACCCGCGCGTCTGGGGCGACGGCGACCCCGAGGGCGTGCGGCAGCGCGCCGCCGAGGAGATGAAGGCGACCGCCCGCGCCGCGGCGAAGCTGGGCGTGAAGACGGTCGTCGGGTTCACCGGGTCGAAGATCTGGAAGACCGTGGCGATGTTCCCGCCGGTGCCCGAGTCGATGGTCGAGGACGGCTACCGCGACTTCGCCGACCGGTGGAACCCGATCCTCGACGTCTTCGACGAGGTCGGCGTCCGGTTCGCCCACGAGGTGCACCCCTCGGAGATCGCCTACGACTACTGGACGACCGTCCGCACCATGGAGGCGATCGGGCACCGCGAGGCGTTCGGGCTCAACTGGGACCCGTCGCACTTCGTGTGGCAGGACCTCGACCCGGTGTCGTTCATCTGGGACTTCAAGGACCGGATCTACCACGTCGACTGCAAGGACGCGAAGAAGCAGGTGGGCAACGGCCGCAACGGCCGGATGGGCTCGCACCTGCCCTGGGCCGACCCGCGGCGCGGCTGGGACTTCGTCTCCACCGGCCACGGCGACGTCCCGTGGGAGGCCTGCTTCCGGATGCTCAACACCATCGGCTACGACGGGCCGATCTCGGTGGAGTGGGAGGACGCCGGCATGGACCGCCTCGTCGGCGCCCCCGAGGCGCTGGCCTTCGTCCGCCGGCTGGCCTTCGACCCGCCGGCGGCCGCGTTCGACGCCGCGTTCGCCAGCGGCAACTGA
- a CDS encoding alpha/beta hydrolase family protein, with protein MSAREVPVTVPGDPPLAGTLTLPDTPGPVPAVLLAPGSGPLDRDSDHRGMRFGVTRELAAALAEGGLASLRYDKRGVGGTPGDWRRAGLSDNADDLVRARDALAARDEVDAGRIVLAGHSEGALLAAMAAARGVPVAGVVLLAGSATPGDELLRWQARQIGPTLPAPVRGLLRLLRTDLESKVAANHERIRATTTDVARIGGARVNARWHREFLAHDPRADLARLTVPVLAVTGAKDLQVRPEDLAGIAATVAGPVETLLVPDLTHTLRRQPGPASLRAYRGELRRPVDAEVLGVVVRWCRAVTGADRTAA; from the coding sequence GTGAGCGCCCGCGAGGTGCCGGTGACCGTGCCCGGCGACCCCCCGCTGGCCGGCACGCTCACCCTCCCGGACACCCCCGGCCCGGTCCCCGCGGTGCTGCTCGCCCCGGGCTCCGGGCCGCTGGACCGCGACTCCGACCACCGCGGGATGCGCTTCGGCGTCACGCGGGAGCTGGCCGCCGCCCTGGCGGAGGGAGGGCTCGCCTCGCTGCGCTACGACAAGCGCGGCGTCGGCGGCACCCCCGGCGACTGGCGGCGGGCCGGCCTGTCCGACAACGCCGACGACCTGGTCCGCGCGCGGGACGCCCTGGCCGCCCGGGATGAGGTGGACGCCGGCCGGATCGTGCTCGCCGGCCACAGCGAGGGCGCGCTGCTCGCCGCGATGGCGGCCGCGCGCGGCGTCCCGGTGGCGGGCGTGGTGCTGCTGGCCGGCTCGGCGACCCCGGGGGACGAGCTGCTGCGCTGGCAGGCCCGGCAGATCGGACCCACCCTGCCCGCGCCGGTGCGCGGCCTGCTGCGGCTGCTGCGCACCGACCTGGAGTCGAAGGTGGCCGCCAACCACGAGCGGATCCGCGCGACCACCACCGACGTCGCCCGCATCGGCGGGGCGCGCGTGAACGCACGCTGGCACCGCGAGTTCCTGGCGCACGACCCGCGCGCCGACCTCGCCCGCCTGACGGTGCCCGTCCTGGCCGTCACCGGGGCCAAGGACCTGCAGGTCCGCCCGGAGGACCTGGCCGGCATCGCGGCGACGGTCGCCGGGCCGGTGGAGACGCTGCTCGTCCCCGACCTCACCCACACGCTGCGCCGCCAGCCGGGGCCGGCGTCGCTGCGCGCCTACCGCGGCGAGCTGCGCCGGCCGGTGGACGCCGAGGTGCTCGGCGTCGTCGTCCGGTGGTGCCGCGCGGTGACCGGGGCGGACCGCACCGCCGCCTGA
- a CDS encoding helix-turn-helix domain-containing protein encodes MASADLLLHPVRLRVVQALLGDRALTTGDLHAELPDVPLATLYRHVGVLAEAGLLEVVGERRVRGSTERTYRLVTAAASVGPEEAAGMTPEQHRRAFGTFVAALLADFDRWVDAGAAVPGGLDAARDGVGYRMTGLWLDDAEFAALVGDLRQVLRDRLANEPGGERRRRLVGTVFLPG; translated from the coding sequence GTGGCGTCTGCGGACCTGCTCCTGCACCCCGTGCGCCTGCGCGTCGTCCAGGCGCTGCTGGGGGACCGGGCCCTGACCACCGGGGACCTGCACGCCGAGCTGCCCGACGTCCCGCTCGCCACGCTGTACCGCCACGTCGGGGTGCTCGCCGAGGCGGGGCTGCTGGAGGTGGTGGGGGAGCGCCGGGTCCGCGGCAGCACCGAGCGCACCTACCGGCTCGTGACCGCGGCCGCCTCGGTCGGGCCGGAGGAGGCGGCGGGGATGACGCCCGAGCAGCACCGGCGGGCCTTCGGCACGTTCGTCGCCGCCCTGCTGGCCGACTTCGACCGCTGGGTGGACGCCGGTGCCGCCGTCCCGGGCGGGCTGGACGCCGCCCGGGACGGGGTGGGCTACCGGATGACCGGCCTGTGGCTGGACGACGCGGAGTTCGCCGCCCTGGTCGGCGACCTGCGGCAGGTGCTGCGCGACCGCCTGGCCAACGAGCCGGGCGGGGAGCGCCGCCGTCGCCTGGTCGGGACGGTGTTCCTGCCGGGGTGA
- a CDS encoding DEAD/DEAH box helicase, with product MTSPNTPSPAGTSRPRRRGGRGRGRGTGTAAATPATTPATTPATTPATAPVTTTDTAPAPAVEIPAGDAPTVLPTDTTFAELGVPAPLVEVLTASGITAPFPIQVATLPDSLAGRDVLGRGRTGSGKTIAFALPLVSRLAASTTRRQPRRPRALVLVPTRELANQVMATVEPLATALGLRCTTVFGGVGQNPQVQALAAGVDVVVACPGRLEDLIGQGHADLSAVEVTVLDEADHMADLGFLPGVKRLLDRTPQGGQRLLFSATLDNGVDVLVKRYLHRPVTHSVDPAVAPVSTMTHHVFQVSAADKPEVVRQLASGLGRSVLFTRTKHQAKKLAKQLTASGIPAVDLHGNLSQNARERNLEAFSNGSTRVLCATDIAARGIHVDDVALVVHVDPPTEHKAYLHRSGRTARAGAGGTVVTLSTPDQNGEVRTLTRQAGITPVVSQVRPGAEQVSALTGPAAPYVEPAPAPAPQPQVQGGGGRRRRGGSGGSAAATTVSAPSGGRSTARAGGSARTAGPARTRAELAARAGTHSASSFSGRSRRGGR from the coding sequence ATGACCTCCCCGAACACCCCCTCCCCCGCCGGCACCTCGCGGCCGCGCCGCCGCGGCGGCCGCGGCCGCGGCCGCGGGACGGGCACCGCCGCGGCGACCCCCGCCACGACCCCCGCCACGACCCCCGCCACGACCCCCGCCACGGCTCCCGTCACGACGACGGACACCGCTCCCGCCCCCGCGGTCGAGATCCCCGCCGGCGACGCCCCCACCGTGCTGCCCACCGACACCACCTTCGCCGAGCTCGGCGTCCCCGCACCGCTGGTCGAGGTCCTCACCGCCAGCGGCATCACCGCACCGTTCCCCATCCAGGTCGCGACGCTGCCCGACTCGCTGGCCGGCCGCGACGTGCTCGGCCGCGGCCGCACCGGCTCGGGCAAGACCATCGCCTTCGCCCTGCCGCTGGTCTCCCGGCTGGCCGCCTCCACCACCCGCCGCCAGCCGCGCCGGCCGCGCGCCCTGGTGCTCGTGCCGACCCGCGAGCTCGCCAACCAGGTCATGGCGACCGTCGAGCCGCTGGCCACGGCCCTCGGCCTGCGCTGCACCACCGTCTTCGGCGGCGTCGGGCAGAACCCGCAGGTGCAGGCGCTGGCCGCCGGCGTCGACGTCGTCGTCGCCTGCCCCGGCCGGCTCGAGGACCTCATCGGCCAGGGCCACGCCGACCTGTCCGCCGTCGAGGTGACCGTGCTCGACGAGGCCGACCACATGGCCGACCTCGGCTTCCTCCCCGGCGTCAAGCGGCTCCTGGACCGCACGCCGCAGGGCGGCCAGCGGCTGCTGTTCTCCGCCACGCTGGACAACGGCGTCGACGTGCTCGTGAAGCGCTACCTGCACCGGCCGGTGACGCACTCGGTCGACCCGGCCGTCGCCCCGGTGTCGACGATGACCCACCACGTGTTCCAGGTGTCGGCCGCCGACAAGCCCGAGGTCGTGCGCCAGCTCGCCTCGGGTCTCGGCCGCAGCGTGCTGTTCACCCGCACCAAGCACCAGGCCAAGAAGCTCGCCAAGCAGCTCACCGCGTCGGGCATCCCCGCCGTCGACCTGCACGGCAACCTCAGCCAGAACGCCCGCGAGCGCAACCTCGAGGCGTTCAGCAACGGCAGCACCCGCGTGCTGTGCGCGACCGACATCGCCGCCCGCGGCATCCACGTCGACGACGTCGCGCTGGTCGTGCACGTCGACCCGCCGACGGAGCACAAGGCCTACCTGCACCGCTCCGGCCGCACCGCCCGCGCCGGTGCCGGCGGCACGGTGGTCACGCTGTCCACCCCGGACCAGAACGGCGAGGTGCGCACGCTGACCCGCCAGGCCGGGATCACGCCGGTCGTGAGCCAGGTCCGTCCCGGCGCGGAGCAGGTCTCCGCGCTGACCGGCCCGGCCGCGCCGTACGTCGAGCCGGCCCCGGCGCCCGCGCCCCAGCCGCAGGTCCAGGGTGGCGGCGGACGGCGCCGTCGCGGCGGCTCCGGCGGCTCGGCGGCCGCGACGACGGTGTCCGCGCCGTCCGGCGGCCGCAGCACCGCGCGCGCGGGCGGGTCCGCCCGCACCGCGGGCCCGGCGCGCACCCGGGCCGAGCTGGCCGCGCGGGCCGGGACGCACTCGGCGTCGTCGTTCAGCGGGCGCAGCCGGCGCGGAGGCCGCTGA
- a CDS encoding GlxA family transcriptional regulator, which produces MTGHPARHEVAVLALPGTIAFELGLPHRLLGGAVDADERPLYRVRVATLDGGPVRTSAGYSITPEHDATLLETASTVVVPGVQGGPAMTEGRVAGELSAALRDAAGHARMLSICTGAFVLAAAGLLDGRPATTHWMHAAAFGRLFPAVRLDPDVLFVDDGDVLTSAGNAAGIDLLLHLVRRDHGSEVANRVARRNVVAPWREGGQSQFVERPLPDAGDAGTAATRAWALEHLTEPLTLAGLAAHARMSVRTFTRRFREETGLSPLRWLAQQRIALARRLLESTDASIDRVAADAGFGTPASLRQHLRAAIGVAPGAYRRTYRGA; this is translated from the coding sequence GTGACAGGACACCCGGCCCGGCACGAGGTCGCCGTCCTCGCCCTGCCGGGCACCATCGCCTTCGAGCTCGGCCTGCCGCACCGGCTGCTCGGCGGTGCGGTCGACGCCGACGAGCGCCCGCTCTACCGGGTGCGCGTGGCCACCCTCGACGGCGGCCCGGTGCGCACCTCGGCCGGCTACTCGATCACGCCCGAGCACGACGCCACGCTGCTGGAGACCGCGTCGACCGTCGTCGTCCCCGGGGTCCAGGGCGGTCCGGCGATGACCGAGGGACGGGTGGCCGGGGAGCTGTCGGCCGCGCTGCGTGACGCCGCCGGGCACGCCCGGATGCTGTCGATCTGCACCGGCGCCTTCGTCCTCGCCGCCGCCGGCCTGCTCGACGGCCGGCCCGCGACGACGCACTGGATGCACGCCGCCGCCTTCGGCCGGCTGTTCCCCGCGGTGCGGCTCGACCCCGACGTGCTCTTCGTCGACGACGGCGACGTGCTCACCAGCGCCGGGAACGCCGCGGGCATCGACCTGCTGCTGCACCTGGTCCGGCGCGACCACGGCAGCGAGGTGGCCAACCGGGTGGCGCGGCGCAACGTCGTCGCGCCGTGGCGGGAGGGCGGGCAGTCGCAGTTCGTCGAGCGGCCGCTGCCCGACGCCGGGGACGCCGGGACCGCGGCCACCCGGGCCTGGGCGCTCGAGCACCTGACCGAGCCGCTCACGCTCGCCGGTCTGGCCGCGCACGCGCGGATGAGCGTGCGCACGTTCACCCGCCGCTTCCGCGAGGAGACCGGCCTGTCGCCGCTGCGCTGGCTGGCCCAGCAGCGGATCGCGCTGGCCCGCCGGCTGCTCGAGTCCACCGACGCCTCGATCGACCGGGTCGCCGCCGACGCCGGTTTCGGCACCCCGGCGTCGCTGCGCCAGCACCTGCGCGCCGCGATCGGGGTGGCGCCCGGCGCCTACCGGCGCACCTACCGCGGCGCCTGA